The Solanum lycopersicum chromosome 9, SLM_r2.1 genome window below encodes:
- the LOC101247956 gene encoding E3 ubiquitin-protein ligase listerin: MGRPKGDGARSKSRPSSSSLAASLLPQGSTPVGFGGYMGCSRVDSTEDSPPFLDIDSEVAQHLKRLSRKDPTTKLKALTSLSQLFQQKTAKEIIPITPQWAFEYKKLLLDYNREVRRATHVTMTNLVGVVGRDIAPYLKSLMGPWWFSQFDSAYEVSQAAKRSFQAAFPAQDKRLDVLILYTSEIFRYIEENLKLTPQSMSDKNVASDELEEMHKQVVSSSLLALATLLDIVVTAQSERPVSEAESKRASKAKSIAISCAENLLTTHKLFLEFLKSQSSAIRSATYSVMRSLIKNIPHAIKKTDIIDLADAILGAFRETDPSCHSSMWDVILLFSRKFPESWSSLKIKKSALSRFWHFLRNGCFGSQQVSYPALVLFLDVVPAQAVEAQKFLLEVLQNLWAGRSLSYSSHLDRLALFEAMKECFLFSLKNTDRYSDAADPYRFQQTLADQILLKLLWHEYLFSVSSNNQERVFSSMDFSSGGIQPSHQASRQLNVKVTEGYAQDLGKCIVEILTDIFLLEPDLLLLFCSTFQETCLGVFQETDSSIENGEGVTEFLSVVNQQAVRKGETWPLVYLVGPTLSKSFPLIRTLDSPNAVRFMVAAVSIFSPRKIIQEIFCIEPEGNQFLHVFKETFIPWCLQANSPTTSVRLDLLLSLLDDEYLAEQWASIIMHATNLEELKSVNGIVSSDCLSLLAMLIEKAITRTSNRSTVQVPYAAHWHHHLLDSAAVFVVQAFPPFGSSNVSYMRAVLGGIAGDDETNFLSRSTLVLVFEEILKKLTVFMMDSPFIWVKVMCSVIPVRDNNTELGFEPSMDVNEMADFALQVLDGGFSALKCLHHEVELLSGILAAIFVIKWECSMATVFNNKLGEESTEKIKSRFASCELVHALHRKICNQFLFSINTDSRNILESILVQTVRSAVLKDENMDTVEVTSLCSHWVLELLECLCQDQFEVQKLLDRFLSQDDSWPVWVAPDIKVGKGAALVKTESASIDNPKGTRFVALIDRLIPKMGFDKIIAGAVSNTSSSLTEDHINQPTTTLQCHYSRAWLAAEILCTWKWNGGNALCSFLPYLCEYFNSECYTPEDELLGSIVTILLDGALIHGGVAELSLSNLSPVTHVENIREPFMRAVISLVSKLFEDDVWGKDKAVFLFNQLLNKLHIDETINRNCLRILPSVMDVIVRPLSVSFGQGAAKSQSASSDCCEVQQAIINWLQRTQSFPPLNAWQTTEDMEDWFHLVISCYPVRQIEGAKGLRPERYVSSTERTLLFELYQKQRKNSALSVTNKLPVVQILLSKMILVAVAYCWEDFSEDDWEFVLYRFRWWIEAAVVVMEEVAENVNGVITDGSSCELLQVMLKRINDTVSVDSSPILLGSNALIGFSSFCNISGIEAKEPVDVSNPLKIDRWEMAKHRIIEAVLRLFFSTAATQALASSYCSEASFIVASSILDHSQFWDLVASLVVESSSTAREKAVKSVEIWGLSKGPVSSLYAMLFSAKTLPSLRCAAYIILSTEPVSDLSLYTVEKTCSSGGDASNNQDTDGSAEESLNLREEVSSILEKLPYDALQMDLLAFERIKVFLAWSLLLSHVVSLPSSSPLRERMVQYIQEFATSTVLDCLFQHIRLEFCVPSSLKKKDSELPASVSEAAKCATRAITSTSVLFCLESLWPVGPEKVASLAGAIFGLMLCVLPAYVRGWFSDIRDRSTSSAIEFFTRAYCSPPLIMNELSQIKKANFADDNFSVTVSKSASEVVATYTKDETGMDLVIRLPGSYPLRPVDVDCTKSLGISEVKQRKWLMSMMSFLRNQNGALAEAICIWKRNFDKEFEGVEECPICYSVIHTSNHSLPRLACKTCKHKFHSACLYKWFSTSHKSTCPLCQSPF; encoded by the exons ATGGGGAGACCGAAAGGAGATGGAGCTAGAAGCAAGTCTCGTCCCTCTAGCAGCAG TCTTGCTGCTTCTTTGCTGCCCCAAGGTTCTACGCCTGTTGGATTTGGAGGCTATATGGGTTGTTCCCGTGTTGACTCAACTGAAGATTCTCCCCCTTTCTTG GATATTGACAGTGAAGTGGCACAACACCTCAAGAGGCTTTCCAGAAAGGACCCTACTACTAAA cTAAAAGCATTGACATCACTATCTCAATTATTCCAACAAAAGACTGCAAAGGAGATAATACCGATAACGCCACAATGG GCATTTGAATATAAGAAGCTGCTACTGGATTACAACAGAGAGGTTCGACGAGCAACTCATGTTACCATGACAAACCTTGTTGGTGTTGTTGG AAGAGACATTGCTCCATATTTGAAGTCTTTGATGGGACCATGGTGGTTTTCCCAATTTGATTCTGCCTATGAAGTTTCCCAAGCTGCAAAAAGATCATTTCAG GCTGCTTTTCCAGCACAAGATAAGCGACTAGATGTCTTGATTTTATACACATCAGAGATATTCAGGTACATTGAGGAAAATTTAAAGCTTACTCCCCAGAGCATGTCAGACAAGAATGTGGCATCAGATGAACTGGAGGAGATGCACAAGCAG GTAGTTTCTTCATCATTACTGGCGTTGGCCACCCTTCTTGATATTGTGGTCACCGCACAATCTGAACGGCCTGTTTCGGAAGCCGAGTCAAAGCGTGCTTCTAAAGCCAAAAGCATAGCTATTTCATGTGCTGAGAACTTGTTAACTACTCATAAGTTATTTTTGGAATTTCTGAAATCTCAGAGCTCTGCTATTCGCTCAGCAACATATTCAGTCATGAGAAGTCTCATAAAAAATATTCCTCATGCTATCAAGAAAACAGACATTATAGATCTTGCGGATGCAATACTTGGAGCTTTTCGGGAAACGGATCCCTCATGCCATTCATCAATGTGGGAtgtgattttacttttttcgcGAAAATTTCCAGAGAGCTGGAGTAGCttgaagattaaaaaatctgCTTTAAGTAGATTTTGGCATTTTCTTCGAAACGGCTGTTTTGGATCGCAGCAAGTATCATATCCCGCTCTCGTGTTATTTTTGGATGTTGTACCTGCACAAGCAGTTGAAGCACAGAAGTTTCTTCTTGAAGTTCTCCAGAATCTGTGGGCAGGAAGAAGCTTGAGTTATTCATCACATCTAGACCGTCTTGCACTTTTTGAAGCAATGAAAGAATGTTTTCTATTTAGCCTGAAAAACACTGATAG GTATTCTGATGCAGCAGATCCCTACAGATTTCAGCAGACACTTGCAGATCAGATTCTCTTAAAGCTGCTGTGGCATGAATACCTATTTTCTGTCAGCTCAAACAACCAGGAGAGGGTCTTTTCTTCTATGGATTTTTCTTCTGGTGGTATTCAACCTTCTCATCAGGCATCAAGACAACTTAATGTCAAAGTTACTGAGGGTTATGCGCAAGATCTTGGGAAATGTATTGTTGAAATCCTTACAGATATCTTTCTTCTGGAACCTGATTTGCTTTTGCTATTCTGTTCAACATTCCAAGAGACCTGCCTTGGTGTATTTCAAGAAACAGACAGTTCTATTGAGAATGGTGAAGGGGTGACTGAGTTCTTGTCAGTAGTGAATCAACAAGCAGTAAGGAAAGGTGAAACTTGGCCTCTAGTTTATTTGGTGGGACCAACATTGTCGAAGTCATTCCCCTTGATTAGAACACTT GATTCCCCTAATGCAGTGAGATTTATGGTGGCTGCTGTCTCTATATTTAGTCCGCGGAAGATAATTCAAGAGATCTTTTGCATTGAACCCGAAGGAAACCAATTCTTGCATGTCTTCAAGGAAACCTTTATCCCATGGTGCTTGCAGGCTAACAGTCCCACTACTAGCGTGCGTCTAGATCTCTTGCTTTCGTTACTTGATGATGAATACTTAGCGGAACAGTGGGCTAGCATCATTATGCATGCAACAAATTTGGAAGAACTGAAATCTGTCAATGGAATTGTGAGCTCTGATTGCCTTTCTCTATTGGCTATGCTCATTGAAAAAGCAATAACAAGAACTAGCAATAGAAGCACTGTGCAAGTTCCCTATGCAGCCCATTGGCACCATCATCTGTTGGATTCTGCTGCCGTTTTTGTTGTTCAAGCTTTTCCACCTTTTGGATCTTCCAATGTTTCGTATATGCG TGCTGTTCTGGGTGGCATAGCAGGAGATGATGAAACAAACTTTCTGTCCCGCAGTACACTAGTACTAGTATTTGAGGAGATTCTTAAGAAGTTGACAGTTTTCATGATGGATTCTCCCTTCATATGGGTCAAGGTCATGTGTTCTGTAATACCTGTCAGAGACAATAACACAGAACTGGGATTTGAACCTTCTATGGATGTGAATGAGATGGCCGATTTTGCTTTACAAGTGCTTGATGGTGGCTTTTCTGCATTGAAATGTTTGCATCATGAAGTTGAGCTGCTTTCAGGAATCTTAGCTGCAATATTTGTAATTAAATGGGAATGCAGCATGGCTACTGTCTTCAACAATAAACTTGGTGAAGAATCCACAGAAAAAATAAAGTCAAGGTTTGCTTCTTGTGAGCTAGTGCATGCTCTCCATCGCAAAATTTGTAACCAGTTCCTATTTAGTATCAACACAGATAGTCGAAATATCCTGGAAAGCATCTTGGTCCAGACTGTAAGGAGTGCTGTGCTTAAGGATGAAAATATGGATACTGTGGAAGTCACATCTTTATGCTCTCACTGGGTCCTTGAACTTCTTGAATGTCTCTGTCAAGATCAGTTTGAGGTACAAAAGCTGTTAGACAGATTTCTAAGCCAGGATGATTCTTGGCCTGTTTGGGTTGCACCAGATATTAAAGTTGGGAAAGGAGCAGCTTTGGTGAAAACTGAGAGTGCTTCAATTGAT AACCCAAAAGGTACCAGGTTTGTTGCTCTGATAGACAGGCTTATACCAAAGATGGGGTTTGATAAAATCATAGCTGGTGCTGTTTCTAATACGTCTTCATCTTTAACTGAGGATCATATTAATCAACCTACCACAACTCTGCAATGTCATTATTCCCGTGCCTGGCTGGCAGCTGAAATCTTGTGCACTTGGAAATGGAATGGCGGCAATGCCTTGTGCTCCTTCTTACCTTATCTCTGTGAATATTTTAATAGTGAATGTTATACACCTGAGGATGAGTTGTTAGGTTCTATTGTCACCATTTTGCTCGATGGTGCACTTATTCATGGGGGAGTTGCAGAACTGAGTCTTTCAAATTTATCTCCTGTTACACACGTGGAAAATATTCGAGAACCCTTTATGAGAGCTGTTATATCATTAGTGTCTAAACTTTTTGAAGATGATGTATGGGGAAAAGACAAGGCAGTATTTCTTTTCAATCAGCTTTTGAATAAACTCCATATTGATGAAACAATAAATAGAAATTGTTTGAGGATACTTCCTTCAGTTATGGACGTAATTGTTAGACCCTTGAGTGTTTCATTTGGCCAAGGCGCTGCAAAATCGCAGTCTGCTTCTTCTGACTGTTGCGAAGTGCAACAGGCTATCATAAACTGGCTCCAGCGAACACAATCTTTTCCACCCTTAAATGCATGGCAAACGACAGAAG ATATGGAAGATTGGTTTCACCTTGTTATATCCTGCTATCCTGTACGACAAATTGAAGGAGCAAAAGGGCTAAGACCAGAAAGATATGTCAGCTCTACTGAGAGAACGTTACTGTTTGAATTATATCAGAAGCAGAGAAAGAATTCAGCATTATCTGTTACAAACAAGCTGCCAGTTGTGCAGATTTTgttatcaaaaatgattttggtTGCAGTTGCTTATTGCTGGGAAGACTTTAGTGAGGATGATTGGGAGTTTGTTCTATACCGTTTTAGGTGGTGGATTGAAGCAGCAGTTGTTGTGATGGAGGAAGTTGCTGAGAATGTGAATGGTGTTATTACGGATGGTTCTAGTTGTGAACTTTTGCAAGTTATGCTGAAGAGGATCAACGATACCGTTTCAGTGGACTCTTCTCCAATTTTACTCGGAAGCAATGCTCTAATTGGATTTTCTTCATTTTGCAATATAAGTGGTATTGAAGCAAAAGAGCCTGTTGATGTTTCTAATCCCTTGAAAATTGACAGATGGGAGATGGCCAAACACCGAATTATCGAAGCTGTTCTTCGGTTGTTCTTTTCTACTGCTGCTACCCAGGCTTTGGCAAGTTCTTATTGTAGTGAAGCTTCTTTCATTGTAGCATCGTCTATTCTTGATCATTCTCAGTTCTGGGACTTAGTGGCTTCACTTGTCGTCGAGTCCTCTTCAACTGCAAGAGAGAAGGCAGTAAAATCAGTTGAAATCTGGGGCCTAAGTAAAGGGCCAGTTAGCTCTTTGTATGCAATGCTGTTTTCTGCCAAGACACTTCCTTCCCTAAGATGTGCTGCATATATTATTCTTTCAACTGAACCTGTGTCTGACTTATCTTTGTACACTGTCGAGAAGACATGTTCATCTGGTGGAGATGCCTCCAACAACCAAGATACAGACGGTTCTGCTGAAGAAAGTCTCAATCTTAGGGAAGAAGTTTCTTCCATACTGGAAAAGCTACCATATGATGCTCTGCAAATGGACTTGCTTGCATTTGAACGG ATAAAGGTCTTTCTAGCTTGGTCTTTGTTACTTTCACATGTAGTATCActaccatcatcatcaccccTGAGGGAGAGAATGGTTCAATACATTCAAGAATTTGCTACTTCAACAGTGTTAGATTGCCTTTTCCAGCATATCCGTTTGGAATTTTGTGTACCATCAAGCTTGAAAAAGAAGGATTCAGAACTTCCAGCTTCAGTGTCAGAAGCAGCAAAATGTGCAACCCGTGCCATCACTTCTACTTCTGTATTATTTTGCTTGGAATCACTTTGGCCTGTCGGACCAGAAAAAGTTGCTTCACTTGCTGGTGCAATTTTTGGCCTCATGCTTTGTGTTCTTCCCGCTTATGTTCGAGGGTGGTTTAGCGATATACGTGACCGTTCTACTTCATCTGCCATTGAATTTTTCACTAGAGCATATTGTAGCCCCCCTCTGATTATGAATGAACTGTCTCAG ATTAAAAAAGCCAATTTTGCTGATGATAATTTCTCTGTCACCGTGAGCAAATCTGCAAGTGAAGTGGTGGCTACCTACACAAAAGACGAAACAGGAATGGACCTAGTAATTCGTCTTCCGGGATCTTACCCTTTGCGACCTGTGGATGTAGATTGTACTAAGAGCCTTGGCATTAGTGAGGTTAAGCAGAGAAAATGGTTAATGTCAATGATGTCATTTCTTCGTAATCAG AATGGTGCCTTAGCTGAAGCCATTTGCATATGGAAGCGGAATTTTGACAAGGAATTTGAAGGTGTGGAGGAATGCCCCATATGTTACAGTGTCATTCACACTTCAAATCATAGCCTCCCACGGCTAGCTTGCAAAACCTGCAAACACAAGTTCCATTCAGCATGCCTCTACAAGTGGTTCTCTACTTCTCACAAGTCAACTTGTCCATTGTGTCAATCTCCTTTTTGA